Below is a genomic region from Helianthus annuus cultivar XRQ/B chromosome 2, HanXRQr2.0-SUNRISE, whole genome shotgun sequence.
CATTTGCATAGCATAATGGTGTTCTTGTAATTGCATTTGCCAAGTGTTTTGAGCTTGACTAAAACCACCAAACGAATACGAATCCATCAATGTCGTGGGGTATACAAGTGGGAGTTGGGTCGAGGGAGTAGCgagtgttgttgttgttgttgttgtttttggaAATTGGGAAGGTTGGTAAAGAAATTGGAAAAGGATTTGAGTTATTTTTAAAATTGAAAAACGGGTTTAAATTGGATTTTATTATTTaacttaagtttttttttttattgaccGTTCCCAACGGATAAAATTCAAACGGTTGAATTGTGTTTCATCAGGGAAGACGGGGATGAGTCCCCGAGCTCACCGATATCTCGAGGGGGGTGTTCTCCGAcggggaaccccccccccccattaatATCCATACCTTAATTATGTTTACTCTGTCAAGAATTTCATCAATATCCATGCTTAGATGACGGCTTTTGTTTTCTTCGTCATTTCTATCTTCCTTAAACAGTTCCTTTGCCCCAAATCTCAAAACAATTGATTACTCATTCATCAACAAAACCACTAACAAAGGTTACTTAGCCCCTCTAGTACACCCATTTGGGAGCCTcagaaatgaaaagaaaaaagtATGCCTACATGTGCTCATGTGGCACTTTTTTCACAACCAGGCCAGCCCCCATAACTCATAGAGGGGTCAGGGGAGGCCCCCAGTTCAAACTTGGATAAAGATATCAGTTTTAAATTAATTGGTGTAGAAAAACTAACTATATTTTGAAGTTGGAATGAATCAAACTCAAACCTATAAACTTATTTAGCAGGTGTTTGTTATATCTCATTCGGCTTTCGACGAAATTAAGCTACTCAAATGTTAGCTGAAATCAAACTTGGAGAGTTGATAATCGACCTTCCAAGTTGACTGACAAAAAGATATAGTAATTCAAATGGTGTTCAACTAAAAGATGTGTGACGTGATCCAACTAGGTAAACCGAGTGAGTGAAAGCTCGCTCAATAAGACTAGGGTTCAATACTCTTGTTTTTTAGAGCAAGCCGCTAGGTGGAAGCAAACAACACGAACAAAAAACCAACAAAACAATAGCGGGCCAGTGTCTATAATCATAAACATGTCATGAATACTACACAAACTAGCCATTTAAGATCACCCTATAAGCTCCTGCTTGTTCAGTTATTCCACATTCCTTCCTGTCTTTGACTGGCATTAAACCAAAAAGAAAATACGATTAGAAAGTTTTTCTTATCACATGTCACAttgtatatgtaaaaaaaaagaaaatagacACCGTTTTACCATTACCCAACCCGTCTGGCTTGGCTTGCCCATCTTGCCACTTCTATGACACCTTGATTGAAGAAAAATTAATTCCGTATCTTTAAGCataaaagaaataataataaaagtaccTTATCAACAGCATTTGATGCATCTGAGGAATTGTGTATTTCCTTCTGTAAGAGTTCAACACGGCTTCTTAATAAATTGTTATGTGCTTCCGACTGGAAACACATAAAAAACAAGTCATTGCAAAATCATCAACCAACTTGTACAAGTGTGTGCGTGTGTATACTATATATATGGGTGGGTTCATTGGGAAACTccaaaaaagtggggaaccggcTCACATGAACTCAAATTATATACTCATTTCAGCGGGGTTAGAACCCTGACcagaaaccctaaacataaacaaTAATGCCAAACCCAAAAAACTAAACTCTAaactagacctggcaaacgggttgggtcgggtcgggtcgggtcatggtcAAAAAGGGTTCGGGTCAATTAAacaaagggttgttttggttagggtcgaaacgggttcgggtcggaacgggttcgggtcggtttaaacaacatttttaaagtaaaaaaaagCTTGTAGCAGTAGTAGATCATCTTCACTTCGTATACATGTATAGACGCACAGACACTTCATATACATGTATACACACAGAAACATATACAATTATGCATAGTGTATGTGGGTTTCGGGGCAGATTGGGTTCGGGTTAGAACGGGTCATCTTACAAATTGGATTCAGCACAGAACAGTATTACAATCTTTATGATAAAACCTTAGTTTCTTAATCAAAATAGAAATTGAAATTATAACATATGTTGAATAGTTCCGATTAAAAAGAATTAGAgatttaaaaaacaaataaatacaaatcaaattcAAACATACTAATTGAAAAAGAGAAGAACATCATTTCTTCCGGCGAGCGACAATACTTCATAAGTCATGTGGTTCCAATTCAATAATCGCTCCACCCAATCTCTTGATCTGTCAATCCATTTGGGGTTCGTAATTGTTGGCCATTCAGTAATAATTtacacactaaccgattacacCGTCGATCCGTTACGACTTCCCACATAGCATCGAAACACCGCCGTTTGATATGTCGCCGGGTTTATAGTGCCGGCCATTGGAACACAGAGATACGCAAAAGAGACGAGAGTAGAGGAAAATGTGTAGGCATCTGATTTGGCGGTTTGGTGAGTTAATTCTAAGAATCAATTTGGTGTGATGGACCTGATGGTGATGAACTCAGATCCAATCCAGAGAGAACCTAAAGAAAAGCGTCTGAGAGAAAAGGTAAAACCCTAGGAACTCTTCTAATCCTATCCACCCGTTTCTTTTTTCTTCTGAAGTCACTAACCTGTTCCAACCCGTCTCTCTTCTCACTTCCAATTACCCAACGTGACCCGTGAATATCATTTAAAGTTTTAGAATTACCCAGTTGGACCCGTTAATCATTAAACGAAAGCCCAAATCAACCCATAATTATTCATTCGGGTCATGATTCCCCCCCCTAACTCTAAACCCTGTTCCATGAGTTCAATAGAAGTTCGTTTGAGCCGGTTCCCCTCCAGTTCGTTTGCGTTCTCCAATGAACCTCCACCAGcattatatataaacatatacatgtgtgtgtgtgtgtctttATACATCAAGTAAATAGACAAACAAGCAACACACCTTTTCCAACATAGTTGTAAGGTTTCGGATCTCATTCTTCTTTAATGTGGACAAAGCTTGTGCAACAGTATTCAAGTTTGTCCTGAAAACATATGTATAATACGTGTTTAACTTCATTCATGCAATATTGTGTTACAATTTTatttaggcaaattggaaaaataataatcccatctttctttctgaaattggccgataataatcccaagtcagttattagccaataataatccgacctcgtccaatttttttgtaaaatagtccgccgttaaaataacttaacggagttaagtgtttttccgaattacaaaccgatgttttagggcttttgaccagaacgaggatacgagtcgattgatgtaaaacttacctcgaaatactgcccccaacccacgaaaacggtgcttcaattcgggtgtttaacttccaattaacaaaattcaagccatttcAAACACAAtgtcgaggtaagttttacatcaatcgactcgtatcctcgttctgatcaaaagccctaaaacatcagtttgtaattcggaaaaacactcaactccgttaagcttattttaacggcagactattttacaaaaaaaaatggacgaggtcggattattattggctaataactgacttgggattattatcgaccaatttcagaaagatgggattattattttccaatttgccttttaTTTATGTAAATGCCCTAAATTTTAAAATGATATACAAACTAATCCGTGTTTATGATCAAAATACGAGATGCATACTTATCTAGATATAGAGGATCCAGGGTTTGTTCTTCGACAAGTTCCTCTACGCTACCAAGAATGTCATCCACCTGCATCAATGAAAACATAGAGCATTTTCCGTATGAAATAATACATATGTgtttaaacaatatatatatagggtaaagttcttgtacaaataatcttaacatactaaacatacaaattgaaggaaaaactcaaaaagacaaggtggcatttttgtaattatcaataactatcaaagttactctacaaatatacctaaaaaaacctaaccccaccccaaaaacctaaccccccccccccccaagctaaaatgctaaaaactaaacccccaaaaacctaaaaaatctaaaaaaaaaaaaaacacaaaaacacaaaaattatttattttttttaacattttttattaaaaatcgctatttttttttgctaacaaaatgtagcgattttttaataaaaaatgttaaaaaaaattgtgttttttaggtatttttggttgagttcacatttgtatagtaactttgatagttggtggtaattacaaaaatgccaccttgtctttttgagttttccttcaatttgtatgtttaggatgttaagattatttgtatgtGATCTTTTGCCTATATATGTAATAACTTATGCATGTTTGACATTGTTTCAACTGGAGAAGTTTAAGAGATATTGTACATGCTATGgtcgctatagcgaatagcgtagcgTATAGGTCAAAGGTCGTTACAGGGTATGTAGCCATAGATAGCGGGATTTcagttatttttttaattttttaaaatataatagcgattaaatatagctataaaatagttggattttaggtttttgttaaatatacatgtaaaatagcgtatataccagggtatttagatataatatacatataattttttttaatttttttctagtgtatcgctatttataaaatagtgctccctatttatcgctattcgctatgtagcatataggtatcTTAttgctatttgtcgctattcgccatcAACAACTATGTGTACATGTAATTTAGGGTTCAGGTCTTTTGAGTTGATTCGGTTTTTTTCAAACCCATGTATTGTATAAAAGAGGTTACCACATGAGAAATACATAAACTTATTTCCTGCACTGCAGTCAGTGGCGAAGCTTTAAATTTTTtacccggggggggggggggggggggggggggtcgaaaatgtatatacccaaaaaattctatagaaccggggggtcgaaaacatttatacccaaaaatttctatacgaaaactacatatataacactactggccgaaaagttcggggggtcgggcgcccttcccggccccttcaaagcatCGCCCCTGAGTGCAGTCATTGCATTGCATAAAAATATGTATCATAGATATATCAATTTGACAATGCTGAAAGTTGTATTCGTAGAGAAAATACCTTCGTCTCCTCACACAAAGCTTCAAACTCATCCTGTGAAATGGCAATACAACGCATATACGTTTAAACCACAGTATTGTAAACTGAAAAGTCAAATAGCtataagaataaaaaaaaaactccTATGGTGCATACATAGTTCACTCAACACCCTCAAAAAGTATATGTGATACAAGCCAATATAAATATATCATGCCAATATCATACTTTCATGGAAGATTACTTTGTTTAATAATTTCACAGTCAGGTATGTGTTGTTTTAAACAGCATATGTTTTGCACCACACACGTATAAATCcatgttgtcaaaagcgcaaaaagTGCGCGCCTAGGCGCTCGGGAGCACCTATAGCGCTTGGTAGCagcctaggcgcaaaaatgggTTTTTTGGAAAAAAACGCTGCTGAGGCGCAAAaaggcgcgcgcctaggcgcaaaaacGAGTGCTGAGGCGCAGCACATAAGCAGAAAACAAAACGCACGCACAAAAAAACCGAAAACGGAGTGCGTGCAAAAACCTGCCTCACGCGGGCtcgggttttcggagctgcattcgtgcgggcacgcgcgagttcaaccaaattccagctcagaaacacttatttattttcaaagcataacatattttttatatttttttctctatgtg
It encodes:
- the LOC110910917 gene encoding uncharacterized protein LOC110910917 isoform X5 produces the protein MANGHGESDLKRSFKLGLHGLLTTCSKEEFCKAFPGFTIAEKERLHHLYIQVIVSLHKNIEDEFEALCEETKVDDILGSVEELVEEQTLDPLYLDKTNLNTVAQALSTLKKNEIRNLTTMLEKSEAHNNLLRSRVELLQKEIHNSSDASNAVDKVS
- the LOC110910917 gene encoding uncharacterized protein LOC110910917 isoform X4, with protein sequence MANGHGESDLKRSFKLGLHGLLTTCSKEEFCKAFPGFTIAEKERLHHLYIQVIVSLHKNIEDEFEALCEETKVDDILGSVEELVEEQTLDPLYLDKTNLNTVAQALSTLKKNEIRNLTTMLEKSEAHNNLLRSRVELLQKEIHNSSDASNAVDKSKTGRNVE
- the LOC110910917 gene encoding uncharacterized protein LOC110910917 isoform X6, producing MANGHGESDLKRSFKLGLHGLLTTCSKEEFCKAFPGFTIAEKERLHHLYIQVIVSLHKNIEDEFEALCEETKVDDILGSVEELVEEQTLDPLYLDKTNLNTVAQALSTLKKNEIRNLTTMLEKKEIHNSSDASNAVDKSKTGRNVE
- the LOC110910917 gene encoding uncharacterized protein LOC110910917 isoform X3; translated protein: MANGHGESDLKRSFKLGLHGLLTTCSKEEFCKAFPGFTIAEKERLHHLYIQVIVSLHKNIEDEFEALCEETKVDDILGSVEELVEEQTLDPLYLDKTNLNTVAQALSTLKKNEIRNLTTMLEKKEIHNSSDASNAVDKKWQDGQAKPDGLGNVKDRKECGITEQAGAYRVILNG
- the LOC110910917 gene encoding uncharacterized protein LOC110910917 isoform X2 gives rise to the protein MANGHGESDLKRSFKLGLHGLLTTCSKEEFCKAFPGFTIAEKERLHHLYIQVIVSLHKNIEDEFEALCEETKVDDILGSVEELVEEQTLDPLYLDKTNLNTVAQALSTLKKNEIRNLTTMLEKSEAHNNLLRSRVELLQKEIHNSSDASNAVDKKWQDGQAKPDGLVKDRKECGITEQAGAYRVILNG
- the LOC110910917 gene encoding uncharacterized protein LOC110910917 isoform X1, which encodes MANGHGESDLKRSFKLGLHGLLTTCSKEEFCKAFPGFTIAEKERLHHLYIQVIVSLHKNIEDEFEALCEETKVDDILGSVEELVEEQTLDPLYLDKTNLNTVAQALSTLKKNEIRNLTTMLEKSEAHNNLLRSRVELLQKEIHNSSDASNAVDKKWQDGQAKPDGLGNVKDRKECGITEQAGAYRVILNG
- the LOC110910917 gene encoding uncharacterized protein LOC110910917 isoform X7, whose translation is MANGHGESDLKRSFKLGLHGLLTTCSKEEFCKAFPGFTIAEKERLHHLYIQVIVSLHKNIEDEFEALCEETKVDDILGSVEELVEEQTLDPLYLDKTNLNTVAQALSTLKKNEIRNLTTMLEKKEIHNSSDASNAVDKVS